AATAAGAGTGTCCTTCCCCTGCTTCACTCTACCCAATTCTTCTAAGATTTGTTCCGACTTTTCCATGCCAACTAATCGGTCAAACAGTTCCACATTCCATCCATTTCCAAGTTTACACTCTGCAATAGAAAGATTCGGAAATTCCCGAACTTCATGTTGTTCACTAAGAGGACCATCAGCTAACCATTTGTCATGCCAAAAGGAAATGTTACCTTCTTTCACCCTCCATTTGGAAAATTTTTTTACAGCAGCCATGTTATCCAAAAGCATCTTCCATAATTTCGATCCTTTAGATGAATCCACACAGGAGATATGATTATTACCGACATATTTAGCAACCAAAAATTTCGACCAAACTGATTTTCCTTGAAGCAAATTCCAAACTAATTTCATATGAAGTGATCTCTGCACCTCAAGCAAATTTCTGAGCCCAATACCACCCTCTGAAACTGGTTTACACAGCTCATCCCAAGCCCTCCATTTTTTTTAGGCTTGCCATCTCTAACACCCCAAAAGAAAGTACACATTAGTCTCTTCAATTTATCCAATACTACTTTCggaatatgtaaaatagaaaggCTATGGATAGGAATGCTttgcaaaacatgctttaaaagcAATAGCCGAGAGCCATTTGAGAGTAATTGGGCCTTCCAACCCTCTATGTGATCTCTTACTTTTTTAATCAAGCCTTCAAAGTGTGCCACCAAAAGTCTTCCCGAAACAATGGGAACACCCAAATAATTAAACGGAAATCCTCCTTCAGTAAATCCGGTAATTCTCAAAATCATTCTACGCCGAGATAAAgacatttgttttgaaaaaaggaTCGAAGATTTGCTTTTATTTACCTCTTGACCCGACCATTCTCCATAAACCTTAAGAATCTTAGTGATATTCTTAATCGAGGTTTTTCCACCGTTAGCAAAAATAACTATATCATCTGCATAAAGAAGGTGAGATATAATAGGAGCCCCCCTTGGGTGATAAAAAGGAGCAATTTTCCCTGACTCAACCTGTTGCTTTAACATCCTAGAAAGGATTTCCTCcacaagaataaataaataaggagatAGTGGATCACCCTGTCTCAACCCTCTACCACCCTTAAAGAAGCCTTTAGGAACTCCATTCATTACCACTGAGTACCACGGTGAAGAAATACATTGTCGAATAATATTGCAAACTGGATCTGAGAAACCCAGGGAGCATAACACATGTAACAGAAAATCCCAGTCAAtactatcatatgctttagccATATCAATCTTCATCACAAcattaccccccccccccccccgagaaGTCTTGTTTAAAGCATGCATCATTTCTTGagtcaaactaatattttcaaaaatactacGGCCCTGAATAAAGGCTCCTTGCTCTGGCGAAATAATTTTGGCTAAAATTGGAGTCATACGATTAACCAAAATCTTAgaacaaaccttataaaaaaccgAGCATAAGCTAATAGGTCGGAATTTATCAAAGCTATCAGGGCTCGAAACTTTCGGAATTAGCACAAGGAAAGAGGCCGAATAAAATCTAGGAAGGATAGCACCACTGAAAAAATCAACCACCGTTTCAACAACCTCCTTGGAGATAATATGCCAACATGACCGATAAAAGCCCGAACCAAACCCATCTGGACCCGGACTGCTATCTATTGGAATGGAGAAAATAGCATCTTTCACTTCCTGTTCTGAAGGCAGTTGGCATAACTCTTCATTATTACTGTCAGACACTAGCTTTTGAACCAAACCATCCAAATTCGGCAATACACCTCTCGGCCTATTCtccaaaaatttttgaaagtggGACACAGCTCCATTATGCACCTGTTCTGGAGTGGTAATAAAGGATCCATCTTGCATTTTCATCTCCCTTACTTGCCTATAATTCCTCCTACTAACTACTCTGAAGAACCCAGCATTAGCTTCACCTTTTGGTAGCCAATGTTGCTTTGCATGTTGCGACAACCTTTGTTCCTCTCTATCCATCCAAGTTTTAAGCTCCAATTGAGAAACAAAGAGATCATGTTCCTCATCCGCAGAATAATTCCGCTGaagatttttttcaatttcctcaATGCGCAACTCCAATCTCGCAATATTGGCTTCTGTCCTCCCAAAAATTTGCTTAttccaaataaaaaagagtagaTTTTAAAGATTTAAGTTTCACAACAAGTCTGGATAAGGGTGAACCCAACACTTCTCTTTCCCGAACCTTTGAGACACAATCAAAAAAATGCTCGTGAGTAGTccacatttgctgaaatttAAAAGAGGGAAACCCATAAGGTTCCTCCTTGCCAACCAAAGAGAATAACATAGGAGCATGATCGGATGATGTTCGAGGAAGATATTTGACATGAGCTTCATGAAACTGATTACAACCCGAAGCATTAAAGAAGATGTGATCTAGACGAGCCCAACTACGTGTGTAATTAGAATGGCCATTACACCACGACAGAGAAGGCCCACTAAATGGCATTTCCATAATCCCACAAATATCGATAGTATGATTAAATTCTTCCATGGCCATAGCATTTCGAGGTCTGCACCCACGTCGTTCATAATCATATCTAATGATATTAAAATCTCCAACAACAATCCAGGGCAAGTTATTCGTATTAGTGTCTTCTAAAGCACTCCATAACCTTCGACGttcttgataattgcatttaGCAGATACCAAAGTAACGTAAATTGTTTTCAGATTATCCACCATACTAACCGTAATAAATTGATCTCCCATATCCTGCACTACGAGATTGGTTTCTTGTGTCGACATCAACCACAATTTTCCACCAACAACCTCATTAGAAATACAATCATCAAACTTAAGACGATTTCGCCAAAcctgaattttattatttgaactcATAGGCTCTGCAAGCATAAGAACTTTCGGCTTCAACTTCCCAATCAATTTCTTTAACCTATTTCTCGACGTACCTAGACCCCTTATATTCCAATATAAATAAGAATTCATCATAAATCAAGTCTTGAGGGTTTGCTTTTCACCCTAGAGGATCCCCTTATTTTAACTGCCTTTTTCCTGTTAATCTCTGTCTCTACATGCAAATCTGATTCTGAAAGACATCCCTTTCCTCTTGCCAAATGTTGTAAGGATTCCTCTATTTCCGACTCAGAGCAAATTTGAATTTCTCCTTCTTCTCTTTCAAGAGAAGAATTTGGCACGAATTCATTCACAACATTCAAGTCCGATCGGATCTCCTCATTGCATTCCCCAATAATCATATCAAGCTTTTCCAAATTTACTTCCCCAAGGAAGACCTCCGAAACCAAGGCAGGATTTTGAACAGCTTCAACCTCTTCCCTGATGGTGgaaattgtgttatttaattttGGATCCTCATCTGATTTTTCTGTTTGCATGGGCTGATCATCAGCGTTTATGTTCTGCACAGCCTGTTCATCAGTCTTCTTATTTTCCATGACTTGGAGCTCAACTCCATCAATAACTTCCACTCCCTCAGTAAACCCATTAACTTCATCAACCtgaatttttttcaattctttggaTTCCTCGGCAATCACCATAGTTTCCGCCGATCGGCTAGTTTCTCCCTTTTGAAAAATCACAATACTCTGCTCCTGAATTGTCTCCTTTTCTTCTGAGTTTTTTACCTGAGATTTACGTACCCACTCTTTTTCTGCCTTCCCACCATCATTTTTATGATCAccagccttcttcttcttttgatcaCTCCACTTACAAGTCTTAGCATTATGGCCTTGCATATGGCATTTCATGCAGTATGCGGGTAGCGTCTCATAAATGATTTCCTGTAGAAAACTGTTTGGTTGTCGTGGAATACCAATCCAGATTGCCGCTAATGGCTATTTGGATACATCCATTTCAACACAAATTCGAGCCCCTTCAGTCGGAGTTGCACATTTTGTAGGATTATCTCGTTTCAGGTACTGTCCAATCGGAGCGGTGATGTTACGCAAATAAGAGTCCTGATAATAATTCGGTGGAAGTCCTGGCAATGAGATCCAGACAGGAACTTTTACAGGTTCTTTGTCTTCCTGAAATTCGGTAGTCCAATGAAAAACATGATAAATTGCACCATCAATATCTGTCGCCTCCCTCGTCAAGGCTTTGATAAAATCTTCCTCAGATGACATTCTGATAAAAACATTTCGAGGCTTCAGCATCGACGAAACAACCGACTGTTTAGATAGACCCCATCTAGAGCGGATAAATACTCTAATAGAGTCAAGCGAAGGCCTTTGTCTCAGAAACTTAAGAACAATCGAGAATCTGAAAGGGAGCACCGAGTTCTCAATTTCTtcctttgaaaataaaatacaaacttCACCATCTACAATTTTCGGACCACGAAAAGGAACCACCACCTCTGGAATAGGTTGTGGAGAATCAAGCAACAAATCTGCAAAGGTTCTTTTCTGGGAAGCAACCACCAGAGCGGCCTGGGGGCCCTCGGCGGCTGCCATGCACACCctaaaaaaaatcgcctaaccAATCGCCCACAAATCGCCTAAAAACAGACTTTCGAAAAATTCGGAAGGCAAAATCtgttactttatatatattttgattgattgatgaatgtttcacttttttacttgcttaatttgcaatccgagaaagaaagtaagttctcccattatactcatctcaaattattcttgtatagttttagcaaaaacttgacacatattttcattagtagcacccaatattatatcatcaacataaatctgaatcaaaagaatatcatcattttcatatttaatgaaaagagttgtgtcgatttttcctcttgaaaaacttttttcaatcaagaaaccactgagtctctcgtaccaagctctaggagcttgtttgagtccatatagtgcttttgtgagtttgaaaacatgatttggggaaatatgattttcaaaacctggaggttgctcaacatatacctcttcatttataa
This sequence is a window from Carya illinoinensis cultivar Pawnee chromosome 9, C.illinoinensisPawnee_v1, whole genome shotgun sequence. Protein-coding genes within it:
- the LOC122276746 gene encoding uncharacterized protein LOC122276746; translation: MAAAEGPQAALVVASQKRTFADLLLDSPQPIPEVVVPFRGPKIVDGEVCILFSKEEIENSVLPFRFSIVLKFLRQRPSLDSIRVFIRSRWGLSKQSVVSSMLKPRNVFIRMSSEEDFIKALTREATDIDGAIYHVFHWTTEFQEDKEPVKVPVWISLPGLPPNYYQDSYLRNITAPIGQYLKRDNPTKCATPTEGARICVEMDVSK